A part of bacterium genomic DNA contains:
- a CDS encoding NAD(P)-binding domain-containing protein → MTKEILIIGGGRIGQALSSALKNKPVVFDKDPKKANTKKTLSELTKEAKIIFLAVPGIAYEELIKEIKPHLQKESLIIAVSKGITKNYHFVWQELNKLPQNYGILAGPIMAEDIIKNKPTVGIIGFKNNKAFSQIKTLFKQNFRLINYPHSPKDLSVAGTLKNVYALFLGIIDGLNLGENAKAYFLLKSLREMRILAKHFKANLLAINGLAGISDLILTAYSSYSDNCQQGVKIAQQKKPDPCEGIRTLEFLAKKIKNKNNLPLLSALEEIILNKKDAYQVISTLFPA, encoded by the coding sequence ATGACCAAAGAAATTTTAATTATTGGCGGAGGTAGAATAGGACAAGCTCTTTCATCTGCCCTAAAAAATAAACCTGTTGTTTTTGACAAAGACCCTAAAAAAGCAAACACCAAAAAAACTCTCTCTGAACTAACCAAAGAGGCAAAAATTATCTTTTTAGCTGTCCCGGGCATAGCTTATGAAGAGCTAATTAAAGAAATCAAACCCCATCTCCAAAAAGAATCCCTTATTATTGCTGTAAGCAAAGGCATAACCAAAAACTATCATTTTGTCTGGCAAGAGCTCAATAAACTCCCCCAAAACTACGGCATTTTAGCTGGGCCAATAATGGCTGAAGATATTATTAAAAATAAGCCGACTGTGGGCATAATCGGCTTTAAAAACAATAAAGCCTTTAGCCAAATAAAAACCTTATTTAAGCAAAATTTCCGTTTAATCAACTATCCGCACTCTCCTAAAGATCTTTCAGTAGCCGGCACCCTAAAAAATGTTTATGCTTTGTTTTTAGGAATAATAGACGGCTTGAATTTAGGAGAAAACGCCAAAGCATATTTTTTGCTTAAAAGCCTCAGAGAAATGAGAATTTTAGCAAAACACTTTAAAGCCAACCTTTTAGCGATAAACGGCTTAGCTGGCATTAGCGACCTAATCCTTACCGCCTACTCCTCATACTCTGATAACTGCCAACAAGGAGTAAAAATAGCCCAACAAAAGAAACCCGATCCCTGTGAAGGGATACGAACTTTAGAGTTTCTGGCAAAAAAAATAAAAAATAAAAACAATCTTCCTTTGCTTTCAGCTTTAGAAGAAATCATTCTAAATAAAAAAGATGCTTATCAGGTCATTTCCACTCTTTTTCCTGCGTAG